Proteins found in one Bombus terrestris chromosome 1, iyBomTerr1.2, whole genome shotgun sequence genomic segment:
- the LOC105666147 gene encoding adenylate kinase isoenzyme 1 isoform X1: protein MKVAEKYGFNDIISSDVIRNEVSKRTEKAFTLARLLSEGQLVPSAILVELIAAKMLQHVQDKKGFIVSGFPREKCQAKLFDKEVRRPNLVLVLNVRNSVMSDRLMAKSVKATERLSINFEYIKKQIEDFHKRNKLIVKYYRNLVVLIDAEPDTMTVFEKACESIDNILVEFPGFEANRPATSNAARSRVVSK from the coding sequence ATGAAAGTGGCAGAGAAGTACGGTTTCAATGACATAATATCCTCAGATGTGATTCGAAACGAGGTGTCGAAGCGAACGGAAAAGGCGTTCACGCTGGCGCGTTTATTGTCGGAAGGTCAATTGGTGCCATCGGCTATATTAGTGGAATTGATCGCTGCTAAGATGCTCCAACACGTGCAAGACAAGAAAGGGTTCATTGTGAGCGGATTTCCCCGAGAGAAGTGTCAGGCAAAATTATTCGACAAAGAAGTGCGTCGCCCCAATCTCGTTCTAGTGCTGAACGTTCGAAATTCCGTGATGAGCGACCGGTTAATGGCGAAAAGCGTGAAAGCCACCGAGAGATTGTCCATTAATTTCGAGTATATTAAAAAGCAGATCGAGGACTTtcataaacgaaataaattgatagtaaaatattatagaaatttggTGGTGTTGATCGACGCTGAGCCTGACACGATGACCGTGTTTGAGAAAGCATGCGAATCTATAGATAACATTTTAGTGGAATTTCCGGGCTTTGAAGCGAATCGTCCAGCCACATCGAATGCTGCTAGAAGTAGAGTAGTCTCGAAATAA
- the LOC105666147 gene encoding adenylate kinase isoenzyme 1 isoform X2, giving the protein MGNCMKSTDPLTASLPKSISIDTTAIKESGVPIIFVIGGPGAGKRTLCMKVAEKYGFNDIISSDVIRNEVSKRTEKAFTLARLLSEGQLVPSAILVELIAAKMLQHVQDKKGFIVSGFPREKCQAKLFDKEVRRPNLVLVLNVRNSVMSDRLMAKSVKATERLSINFEYIKKQIEDFHKRNKLIVKYYRNLVVLIDAEPDTMTVFEKACESIDNILVEFPGFEANRPATSNAARSRVVSK; this is encoded by the exons ATGGGCAATTGTATGAAATCTACTGATCCTTTGACTGCTTCTCTTCCGAAAAGTATCAGTATCGACACCACAGCGATTAAAGAATCAGGAGTGCCGATTATCTTCGTAATTGGAGGACCGGGAGCTGGGAAAA GAACCTTATGCATGAAAGTGGCAGAGAAGTACGGTTTCAATGACATAATATCCTCAGATGTGATTCGAAACGAGGTGTCGAAGCGAACGGAAAAGGCGTTCACGCTGGCGCGTTTATTGTCGGAAGGTCAATTGGTGCCATCGGCTATATTAGTGGAATTGATCGCTGCTAAGATGCTCCAACACGTGCAAGACAAGAAAGGGTTCATTGTGAGCGGATTTCCCCGAGAGAAGTGTCAGGCAAAATTATTCGACAAAGAAGTGCGTCGCCCCAATCTCGTTCTAGTGCTGAACGTTCGAAATTCCGTGATGAGCGACCGGTTAATGGCGAAAAGCGTGAAAGCCACCGAGAGATTGTCCATTAATTTCGAGTATATTAAAAAGCAGATCGAGGACTTtcataaacgaaataaattgatagtaaaatattatagaaatttggTGGTGTTGATCGACGCTGAGCCTGACACGATGACCGTGTTTGAGAAAGCATGCGAATCTATAGATAACATTTTAGTGGAATTTCCGGGCTTTGAAGCGAATCGTCCAGCCACATCGAATGCTGCTAGAAGTAGAGTAGTCTCGAAATAA